From the genome of Carassius auratus strain Wakin chromosome 26, ASM336829v1, whole genome shotgun sequence, one region includes:
- the LOC113044476 gene encoding BTB/POZ domain-containing protein KCTD12-like encodes MDKIRADASQRFPEIIELNVGGQVYVTRHSTLLSVPNSLLWTMFSQKKPAELTTDSKGRYFLDRDGFLFRYILDYLRDQTLVLPDYFKEKASLLREAEYFQLQELAKRLRLAVSKENSISEEVCQSDPEEAALAGMSISSTGPRSPSLDARKIGYITIGYRGSYTIGRDIQQDAKFRRVARITVCGKTSLAKEVFGETLNESRDPDRPPERYTSRYYLKYNFLEQAFDRLAEVGFHMVACSSTGTCAYASNDPSEDKIWTSYTEYVFSRE; translated from the coding sequence ATGGACAAGATTCGCGCGGACGCTTCCCAACGATTTCCCGAAATCATTGAGCTCAATGTCGGGGGGCAAGTTTACGTTACGCGCCACTCAACTTTACTCTCCGTGCCCAATTCTTTACTTTGGACCATGTTCAGCCAGAAAAAACCGGCGGAACTTACCACCGACAGCAAAGGACGCTACTTTTTGGACAGGGACGGCTTTCTGTTCAGATATATTTTGGATTACTTGCGGGACCAGACTCTGGTTTTGCCTGATTACTTCAAAGAGAAGGCGAGCCTTCTTAGAGAGGCAGAATATTTCCAACTTCAAGAGCTGGCAAAGCGCCTGAGACTGGCGGTCAGTAAGGAGAACTCCATCAGCGAGGAGGTGTGCCAGAGCGACCCGGAGGAGGCTGCGCTCGCCGGCATGAGTATCTCCAGCACCGGCCCTCGCTCTCCGTCCCTGGACGCGCGAAAAATCGGCTACATAACCATTGGGTACAGGGGCTCCTATACCATAGGACGAGATATCCAACAGGACGCCAAATTTAGGCGGGTGGCGAGAATCACCGTTTGCGGAAAAACATCCCTCGCCAAAGAAGTTTTCGGGGAGACCCTGAACGAGAGCAGAGACCCCGACAGACCCCCAGAGAGATACACTTCTCGGTATTACCTCAAGTATAATTTCCTGGAGCAAGCCTTTGACAGGCTGGCAGAAGTGGGCTTCCACATGGTCGCGTGCAGCTCCACGGGCACCTGCGCGTACGCGAGTAACGACCCCAGCGAGGACAAAATCTGGACGAGTTACACCGAGTACGTTTTCAGCAGGGAGTGA